A single Mixta calida DNA region contains:
- a CDS encoding SpoVR family protein, protein MATIFDDPVKDSKRLSDGPDWTFELLDTYLAEIDRVAKHYRLETYPHQIEVITSEQMMDAYSSVGMPINYAHWSFGKKFIETEQRYKHGQQGLAYEIVINSNPCIAYLMEENTITMQALVIAHACYGHNSFFKNNYLFRSWTDASSIIDYLLFAKNYIAECEERYGVEEVERLLDSCHALMNYGVDRYKRPQKISLQEEKARQKSREEYLQSQVNTLWRTLPRREKEEVHQEKVRFPSEPQENLLYFMEKNAPLLEPWQREILRIVRKVSQYFYPQKQTQVMNEGWATFWHYTILNHLYDEGKVTERFMLEFLHSHTNVVFQPAYNSPWYNGINPYALGFAMFQDIKRICQSPTEEDRYWFPDIAGSDWLETLHFAMREFKDESFISQFLSPKVMRDFRLFTVLDDDRNNYLEIAAIHDEAGYRAIRQQLSAQYNLSNLEPNIQVYNVDLRGDRSLTLRYVPHQRSPLDKSRREVLKHVHRLWGFDVHLEQQNEDGSVEILERCPRVLVLCS, encoded by the coding sequence ATGGCGACAATATTTGACGATCCGGTTAAGGACAGCAAACGACTCAGTGACGGACCCGACTGGACCTTTGAGCTACTTGACACCTACCTGGCGGAAATCGATCGCGTGGCGAAACATTACCGTCTGGAGACCTACCCGCATCAAATTGAAGTCATTACCTCCGAGCAGATGATGGATGCTTATTCCAGCGTCGGTATGCCGATAAACTACGCACACTGGTCCTTCGGCAAGAAATTTATTGAAACCGAACAACGCTATAAGCACGGGCAGCAGGGGCTGGCCTATGAGATTGTGATTAACTCCAATCCCTGCATCGCCTACCTGATGGAAGAAAATACCATCACCATGCAGGCGTTGGTAATTGCCCATGCCTGTTACGGGCATAACTCTTTCTTTAAAAATAACTACCTGTTCCGCAGCTGGACCGACGCCAGTTCGATTATTGATTACCTGCTGTTTGCGAAAAACTATATCGCCGAATGCGAGGAGCGCTACGGGGTCGAAGAGGTCGAGCGGTTGCTCGATTCCTGTCATGCGCTGATGAACTACGGCGTCGATCGCTACAAGCGTCCGCAGAAGATTTCATTGCAGGAAGAGAAAGCGCGGCAGAAAAGTCGTGAGGAGTATCTGCAAAGCCAGGTCAATACGCTGTGGCGCACCCTGCCGCGGCGGGAGAAAGAGGAAGTGCATCAGGAGAAAGTGCGTTTTCCTTCTGAACCGCAGGAAAACTTACTCTATTTTATGGAGAAGAACGCCCCGCTGCTGGAGCCCTGGCAGCGTGAGATCCTGCGCATCGTGCGTAAGGTGAGCCAATATTTTTATCCGCAGAAGCAGACCCAAGTGATGAACGAAGGCTGGGCGACTTTCTGGCACTACACCATCCTGAACCATCTTTATGATGAAGGGAAAGTGACGGAACGCTTTATGCTGGAGTTCCTGCACAGCCACACCAACGTGGTATTTCAGCCCGCCTACAACAGCCCCTGGTATAACGGCATCAATCCTTACGCGCTCGGCTTCGCCATGTTTCAGGATATCAAACGCATCTGCCAGTCGCCGACCGAAGAGGATCGCTACTGGTTCCCGGATATCGCTGGCTCCGACTGGCTGGAAACGCTGCATTTCGCCATGCGCGAGTTTAAGGACGAAAGCTTTATCAGCCAGTTCCTGTCGCCGAAGGTGATGCGCGACTTCCGTCTGTTCACCGTGCTGGACGACGACCGCAACAACTATCTGGAAATTGCGGCGATCCATGATGAAGCGGGCTATCGCGCCATTCGCCAGCAGCTCTCTGCGCAGTATAACCTGAGCAACCTGGAGCCGAATATTCAGGTCTACAATGTTGATCTGCGCGGCGATCGTTCTCTGACGCTGCGCTATGTTCCCCACCAGCGCTCGCCGCTGGATAAGAGCCGCCGCGAGGTGCTGAAACATGTGCATCGCCTCTGGGGATTTGACGTGCATCTGGAACAGCAGAATGAAGATGGCAGCGTGGAGATCCTCGAACGCTGCCCCCGCGTCCTGGTACTCTGTAGTTGA